One Gymnogyps californianus isolate 813 unplaced genomic scaffold, ASM1813914v2 HiC_scaffold_31, whole genome shotgun sequence genomic region harbors:
- the LOC127028311 gene encoding olfactory receptor 14C36-like produces the protein MAYDRYVAICQPLHYGTLLGSRACVHMAAAAWGSGFLYAVLHTANTFSLPLCQGNALHQFFCEIPQILKLACSDTYLREVGLLVVSACLVFGCFVFIVLSYMQIFRAVLRIPSEQGQHKAFSTCLPHLAVVSLVVSTGIFAYVKPPSISSPSLDLVVSFLYSVVPPAVNPLIYSLRNQELKDALWKLMTGC, from the coding sequence atggcctatgaccgctacgttgccatctgccaacccctgcactacgggaccctgctgggcagcagagcttgtgtccacatggcagcagctgcctggggcagtgggtttctctatgctgtgctgcacactgccaatacattttcactacctctctgccaaggcaatgccctgcaccagttcttctgtgaaatcccccagattCTCAAGCTCGCCTGCTCAGACACCTACCTCAGGGAAGTCGGGCTTCTTGTGGTTAGTGCCTGTTTAgtgtttgggtgttttgtttttatcgTGCTGTCCTAtatgcagatcttcagggccgtgctgaggatcccctctgagcagggacagcacaaagccttttccacatgcctccctcacctggccgtggtctccctcGTTGTCAGCACTGGCATCTTTGCCTACgtgaagcccccctccatctcctccccatccctggatctGGTGGTGTCATTTCTGTACTCAGtagtgcctccagcagtgaaccccctcatctacagcctgaggaaccaggagctcaaggatgcccTATGGAAACTGATGACTGGATGTTAA
- the LOC127028263 gene encoding LOW QUALITY PROTEIN: olfactory receptor 14A16-like (The sequence of the model RefSeq protein was modified relative to this genomic sequence to represent the inferred CDS: inserted 2 bases in 2 codons; deleted 1 base in 1 codon) has translation MSNGTSITEFHLLAFAETRELQLLHFWLLLGIYLAALLGNGLIITAVACDHHLHTPXYFFLLNLSLLDLGSISTTLPKAMANSLWHTRAISYLGCAAQXFLFFFFFSAEYFLLTVMAYDRYVAICQPLHYGTLLGSRACVHMAAAAWGSGFLYAVLHTANTFSLPLCQGNALHQFFCEIPQILKLACSDTYLREVGLLVVSACLVFWCFVFIVLSYMQIFRAVLRIPSEQGQHKAFSTCLPHLAVVSLVVSTGIFAYVKPPSISSPSLDLVVSFLYSVVPPAVNPLIYSLRNQELKDALWKLMTGS, from the exons ATGTCCAACGGCACCTCCATCACCGAGTTCCACCTCCTGGCATTCGCAGAGacgcgggagctgcagctcttgcacttctggctcttgctgggcatctacctggctgccctcctgggcaacggcctcatcatcactgCTGTAGCCTGTGACCACCATCTCCACaccc tgtacttcttcctcctcaacctctccctcctcgacctgggctccatctccaccactcttcccaaagccatggccaattccctctggcacaccagggccatctcctacttgggatgtgctgctc cttttcttttttttttttttttttcagcagagtattttcttcttaccgtcatggcctatgaccgctacgttgccatctgccaacccctgcactacgggaccctgctgggcagcagagcttgtgtccacatggcagcagctgcctggggcagtggctttctctatgctgtgctgcacactgccaatacattttcactacctctctgccaaggcaatgccctgcaccagttcttctgtgaaatcccccagattCTCAAGCTCGCCTGCTCAGACACCTACCTCAGGGAAGTCGGGCTTCTTGTGGTTAGTGCCTGTTTAgtgttttgg tgttttgtttttatcgTGCTGTCCTAtatgcagatcttcagggccgtgctgaggatcccctctgagcagggacagcacaaagccttttccacatgcctccctcacctggccgtggtctccctcGTTGTCAGCACTGGCATCTTTGCCTACgtgaagcccccctccatctcctccccatcgcTGGATCTGGTGGTGTCATTTCTGTACTCAGtagtgcctccagcagtgaaccccctcatctacagcctgaggaaccaggagctcaaggatgcccTATGGAAACTGATGACTGGATCTTAA